A single region of the Triticum dicoccoides isolate Atlit2015 ecotype Zavitan chromosome 2B, WEW_v2.0, whole genome shotgun sequence genome encodes:
- the LOC119360521 gene encoding protein SCAR2-like yields MAGFVGLLRQLGDLAQLAAEVFQGLHDQATAVSARAGGLALGAGRLEAELPLLEERFRRRRNRRPCFVQHNVAIASEVPCRVAGHGVDRPVILVGGTRPCSIEEHIQRCRRPPQLSILDKYDAGGEGACLKRDTPTPPSSEPTLHSMNQTFRVQTTIPNLLPRKPTITNTPNLKQARCPICSNNLNIVT; encoded by the exons ATGGCCGGCTTCGTGGGCCTCCTCCGCCAGCTCGGGGACCTCGCACA GCTCGCCGCGGAGGTGTTCCAAGGCCTGCACGACCAGGCCACGGCGGTGTCCGCTCGGGCGGGCGGCCTCGCGCTGGGGGCGGGGCGCCTGGAGGCGGAGCTGCCGCTCTTAGAGGAGCGCTTCCGTCGTCGTCGGAATAGACGGCCCTGCTTCGTGCAGCACAACGTCGCCATTGCTTCAGAAGTTCCGTGTCGCGTCGCAGGCCATGGTGTCGATCGGCCGGTGATTTTGGTGGGAGGAACAAGGCCGTGCTCCATCGAAGAGCACATCCAGCGCTGCCGCAGGCCTCCGCAGCTGTCCATTCTGGACAA GTATGATGCTGGTGGCGAGGGAGCGTGCTTGAAGAGAGATACACCGACCCCTCCTTCTTCAGAGCCCACTCTGCACAGCATGAATCAGACCTTCAGAGTTCAGACAACCATTCCAAACCTCCTGCCAAGGAAGCCCACCATAACAAATACTCCAA ATTTAAAACAGGCGCGTTGTCCGATATGCTCCAACAACTTAAATATCGTCACATGA